Proteins encoded in a region of the Natronorubrum halophilum genome:
- a CDS encoding heavy metal translocating P-type ATPase: protein MTDSYREHDDPSHARSEIDARDGKPTDSYCSCCRVCNGYRAAPGADETPDGRRVERADHEAGERDRGEHDASGPKNGGESDDGDRGEHVDHTDHEELFRKRFLVCLVLSLPVLYYSPMLQEWFGFTAATFPGSEFVAPALGVAVFAYGGVPFLRMGAVEARNREPGMMLLISLAITVAFGYSVVAAVFPIGEPFFWELVTLIVIFLLGHWIEMRSVRRASGALDELAELLPDTAERITADGETTEVSVDDLEEGDLVLVRPGSNVPADGVVEEGESNVNESMVTGESKPVGKEPGDEVIGGTTNRDGSLRVRISATGEETTLSGIVRLVEEAQESRSRTQVLADRAAGWLFYAAISVAAVTAVAWSIAIGFGLPVVERVVTVLVIACPHALGLAVPLVVAINTSMAARNGMLVRDRIAMERARNLDTVVFDKTGTLTAGEQGIVEIATVEGRDEDDVLRLAAAVEGDSEHMIAQAVRDEAANRGLSVPDVRGFEALEGRGVRATVERDTAPAVTPGGGDGADETGDAGGRDGRTASVGGPNLLRYLEIEPDSELERFADEAGARGEGVVYVLHDEVVVGAVALADVVREESFEAIDALHGMGVEVAMLTGDDADVAHSVADELGIDTVFAEVLPEDKDEKILELQERGHLVAMVGDGVNDAPALTRADVGVAIGSGTDVAVESADVVLVENDPRDVARLVRLSAKSYRKMQENIVWAAGYNVFALPLAAGILAPIGILLSPAVGAVLMSASTVIVAINAQLLRRADLSV, encoded by the coding sequence ATGACCGATTCGTACCGCGAGCATGACGATCCGTCCCACGCGAGGTCGGAGATCGACGCTCGAGACGGGAAACCGACCGACAGCTACTGTTCCTGCTGTCGGGTCTGTAACGGGTATCGCGCCGCCCCGGGTGCCGACGAGACGCCGGACGGGCGACGCGTCGAGCGCGCGGACCACGAAGCCGGCGAACGTGATCGTGGCGAGCACGATGCTTCCGGCCCCAAGAACGGCGGTGAGTCCGACGACGGCGACCGCGGCGAACACGTCGACCACACGGACCACGAGGAACTGTTCAGGAAGCGCTTTTTGGTCTGCCTCGTGCTCTCCCTGCCGGTGCTGTACTACAGCCCGATGCTTCAGGAGTGGTTCGGCTTCACCGCCGCGACGTTCCCGGGAAGCGAGTTCGTCGCGCCCGCCCTCGGCGTGGCCGTCTTCGCCTACGGCGGGGTTCCGTTCCTCCGGATGGGTGCCGTCGAGGCCAGGAACCGCGAGCCGGGAATGATGCTCCTCATCTCGCTCGCGATCACCGTCGCCTTCGGCTACAGCGTCGTCGCGGCCGTCTTCCCCATCGGCGAGCCGTTCTTCTGGGAGCTCGTGACCCTGATCGTCATCTTCCTGCTGGGCCACTGGATAGAGATGCGCAGCGTCAGGCGCGCGTCGGGCGCGCTCGACGAACTCGCGGAACTGCTGCCCGATACCGCCGAGCGGATCACAGCGGACGGGGAGACGACGGAAGTCTCCGTCGACGACCTCGAGGAGGGCGACCTCGTCCTCGTCAGACCCGGCTCGAACGTCCCCGCCGACGGCGTCGTCGAGGAGGGCGAATCGAACGTCAACGAGTCCATGGTGACCGGCGAGTCGAAGCCGGTCGGGAAGGAGCCGGGCGACGAGGTCATCGGCGGGACGACCAACCGGGATGGCAGTCTTCGCGTTCGCATCTCCGCGACCGGTGAGGAGACGACGCTGTCGGGTATCGTACGCCTCGTCGAGGAGGCCCAGGAGAGCCGCTCGAGGACGCAGGTGCTGGCCGACCGGGCCGCGGGCTGGCTGTTTTATGCGGCCATTAGCGTCGCGGCCGTGACCGCCGTCGCCTGGTCGATCGCCATCGGATTCGGACTCCCGGTCGTCGAGCGCGTCGTCACGGTACTCGTCATCGCCTGTCCGCACGCACTCGGGCTGGCGGTCCCGCTCGTGGTCGCGATCAACACCTCGATGGCGGCCCGGAACGGCATGCTCGTCCGCGACCGGATCGCCATGGAGCGAGCGCGCAACCTGGACACCGTCGTCTTCGACAAGACCGGGACGCTCACGGCGGGCGAGCAGGGCATCGTCGAGATCGCGACCGTCGAGGGCCGGGACGAGGACGACGTCCTGCGGCTCGCGGCCGCCGTGGAGGGAGATTCGGAGCACATGATCGCCCAGGCCGTCCGCGACGAAGCCGCGAATCGCGGGCTGTCCGTCCCCGACGTCCGCGGGTTCGAGGCGCTCGAGGGGCGGGGCGTCCGCGCGACGGTCGAACGCGACACCGCCCCGGCCGTAACGCCCGGCGGCGGAGACGGTGCCGACGAGACGGGCGACGCGGGCGGTCGAGACGGCCGAACCGCCTCCGTCGGCGGCCCCAACCTACTCCGGTACCTCGAGATCGAGCCCGATTCCGAACTCGAGCGCTTCGCCGACGAAGCCGGCGCTCGGGGCGAGGGCGTCGTCTACGTCTTGCACGACGAGGTCGTGGTCGGTGCAGTCGCGCTCGCGGACGTGGTCCGCGAGGAGAGTTTCGAGGCGATCGACGCGCTCCACGGGATGGGCGTCGAGGTCGCGATGTTGACCGGCGACGACGCGGACGTCGCGCACAGCGTCGCCGACGAACTCGGCATCGACACCGTCTTCGCCGAGGTGTTGCCCGAAGACAAGGACGAGAAGATCCTCGAGTTACAGGAGCGGGGCCACCTCGTCGCGATGGTCGGCGACGGCGTCAACGACGCCCCCGCACTGACTCGAGCCGACGTCGGCGTCGCCATCGGCTCCGGCACGGACGTCGCCGTCGAGTCGGCCGACGTGGTCCTCGTCGAGAACGATCCGCGCGACGTCGCCAGACTCGTCCGCCTGAGCGCGAAGAGCTACCGGAAGATGCAGGAGAATATCGTCTGGGCCGCGGGCTACAACGTGTTCGCCCTTCCGCTGGCGGCCGGCATCCTCGCCCCGATCGGGATTCTTCTCTCGCCGGCCGTCGGCGCGGTGCTCATGTCCGCGAGCACGGTGATCGTGGCGATCAACGCGCAGTTGCTCCGCCGGGCGGATCTGTCGGTGTGA
- a CDS encoding HTH domain-containing protein: MSRNRGDSGRFTDTTTLADVLDVFDAVEGPVVTSGDIAESLDCSRETARRKLRALEEDGRVASRKTAGRVVWWRTDPTATDGDVDPNDPFWELEPGRSGESDVSERVDEVLYGDA, from the coding sequence ATGTCGCGAAACCGCGGGGATTCCGGCCGATTCACCGATACGACCACGCTGGCCGACGTTCTCGACGTTTTCGACGCGGTGGAGGGTCCGGTCGTCACGTCGGGCGATATCGCCGAGTCGCTCGACTGTTCCCGGGAGACCGCACGCCGGAAACTCCGGGCTCTCGAGGAGGACGGACGCGTCGCGAGTCGGAAAACCGCCGGACGAGTCGTGTGGTGGCGCACGGATCCGACGGCGACTGATGGAGACGTCGACCCGAACGATCCGTTCTGGGAACTGGAACCGGGCCGATCCGGGGAGAGCGACGTTTCGGAGCGCGTCGACGAGGTTCTGTACGGTGACGCATGA
- a CDS encoding type II toxin-antitoxin system VapC family toxin, with amino-acid sequence MTGAGAIPLFVDTGAFYARADADDRHHDTAKRVFEGIRRGDLAYRPIYTSRFVLSELATLLLYKIGHGTAARTLRAIRESESFTVCSADEAAARQFEAYDDQEISFVDHATSVLAGERNVDHVFAFDSDFRTLEFTLVPEDTDEP; translated from the coding sequence ATGACTGGCGCAGGTGCGATACCGCTGTTCGTCGATACCGGCGCGTTCTACGCTCGGGCCGACGCAGACGACCGGCATCACGACACCGCGAAACGGGTTTTCGAAGGGATTCGCCGCGGTGATCTGGCGTATCGACCGATCTATACGTCTCGGTTCGTTCTCTCTGAACTCGCGACCTTACTGCTCTACAAGATCGGCCACGGTACCGCCGCCCGGACGCTTCGCGCTATCCGCGAGTCCGAGAGCTTCACCGTTTGCTCTGCCGACGAGGCGGCTGCCCGCCAGTTCGAAGCGTACGACGATCAGGAGATATCGTTCGTAGACCACGCGACGAGCGTCCTCGCCGGTGAACGGAACGTCGATCACGTCTTCGCTTTCGATAGCGATTTTCGGACGCTCGAGTTCACGCTCGTCCCCGAGGACACGGATGAGCCGTGA
- a CDS encoding heavy metal translocating P-type ATPase has translation MNTRRAHLEITGMSCSTCSGTVEDAVAGLEGVESASANYATDEGTVAYDPDERSLADIYDAIEDAGYEAASETETITVMGMSCSTCSETVEDAVTDLPGVIGADVNFASDEARIRYNPNDVSLGEIHAAIEGAGYDPVRGETADTRGSSQRERAVEKALRRQRRLVIGGGILTLPFVPIMLAMLGLVSVPDAVAGIGIGWLEFALATVLMATLGREFLAGAYRAFSHNRRANMDTLVAMGSSAGYVYSAAVLFGLIAGAGLYFEAVAFILWFITLGNWLEIRSKARAGNALRELLEMEADEATVVEDGEETRLPLEDVAVGDVMKVRPGERIPTDGVVVDGQSAVDESMLTGESVPVEKGEGDDVVGSTINENGVLLVEATQVGSETAIQQIVDRVKEAQSRQPEIQRLVDRVSAYFVPAVIGNAVIWATLWYVFPDRLAAVANWLPLWGLVEGGPEVAAVGGAGVPLLEFSVIVLASALLIACPCALGLATPAATMVGSTLSATNGVLFKGGDVLEQVRDIDTVVFDKTGTLTHGEMTLTDVELVGDRAATDGGADATSDGGALVDPQEREEDLESFVLGAAATAESGSEHPIARAIVEGAEERSIEVGEVSEFENVPGHGIRAETDRGSVLIGRRKLLEDAGIDTEPAEEPLTRLEREGKTAMPVAVDGELLGVLAVADEVRESAKETVAALHRRGIEVVMLTGDNERTARAVAEQVGIDPDNVRAAVLPEDKADHIEALQDGGGRTNGSRVMMVGDGVNDAPALTTAQVGVAIGSGTDIAIESADVTLMRDDPADVLKAVRISEATISKVRQNLFWAFAYNTTLIPIASLGLLNPALAGLAMAASSVSVMANSLSFATYDPHEDYRPVVLRPLEWLRR, from the coding sequence ATGAACACGAGACGAGCCCACCTCGAGATCACCGGCATGTCCTGTTCGACCTGCTCGGGGACCGTCGAGGACGCGGTAGCGGGCCTCGAGGGCGTCGAGTCGGCGAGTGCGAACTACGCGACCGACGAGGGGACGGTCGCGTACGATCCCGACGAACGCTCGCTGGCCGACATTTACGACGCGATCGAGGACGCGGGCTACGAGGCCGCCTCGGAGACGGAGACGATCACGGTGATGGGGATGTCGTGTTCGACCTGTTCCGAAACCGTCGAAGACGCGGTCACGGACCTCCCGGGCGTGATCGGCGCGGACGTGAACTTCGCTTCGGACGAGGCCCGGATCCGGTACAACCCGAACGATGTCTCGCTCGGCGAGATCCACGCGGCCATCGAGGGGGCCGGTTACGACCCCGTCCGCGGCGAGACCGCGGATACTCGGGGCTCGAGCCAGCGCGAGCGCGCCGTCGAGAAGGCGCTTCGCCGCCAGCGCCGACTGGTGATCGGCGGCGGCATCCTGACGCTGCCGTTCGTCCCGATCATGCTCGCGATGCTCGGGCTCGTGTCGGTTCCGGACGCCGTCGCCGGTATCGGGATCGGCTGGCTCGAGTTCGCCCTCGCGACGGTACTCATGGCGACGCTGGGCCGGGAGTTCCTCGCCGGTGCCTATCGCGCGTTCTCGCACAATCGCCGGGCGAACATGGACACGCTCGTGGCGATGGGTTCTTCGGCGGGCTACGTCTACAGCGCGGCGGTCCTCTTCGGACTGATCGCCGGTGCCGGTCTCTACTTCGAGGCCGTCGCCTTCATCCTCTGGTTCATCACGCTCGGCAACTGGCTCGAGATCCGGTCGAAAGCCCGGGCCGGCAACGCGTTGCGCGAACTGCTCGAGATGGAGGCGGACGAGGCGACGGTCGTCGAAGACGGCGAGGAGACGCGGCTCCCGCTCGAGGACGTCGCGGTCGGCGACGTGATGAAGGTCCGACCGGGCGAGCGGATTCCGACGGACGGCGTAGTCGTCGACGGCCAGAGTGCCGTCGACGAGTCCATGTTGACGGGCGAATCGGTGCCGGTCGAGAAAGGTGAGGGCGACGACGTCGTCGGCTCGACGATCAACGAGAACGGCGTCCTGCTCGTGGAAGCGACGCAAGTCGGCTCCGAGACGGCGATCCAGCAGATCGTCGACCGGGTCAAGGAGGCCCAGTCGCGCCAGCCCGAGATCCAGCGGCTGGTCGACAGGGTGAGCGCCTACTTCGTCCCCGCGGTGATCGGCAACGCCGTCATCTGGGCGACGCTCTGGTACGTCTTCCCCGACCGACTGGCCGCGGTCGCGAACTGGCTGCCGCTGTGGGGCCTCGTCGAGGGCGGCCCCGAAGTGGCCGCCGTCGGCGGCGCTGGCGTCCCGCTCCTCGAGTTCTCCGTCATCGTCCTCGCCTCGGCCCTGCTGATCGCCTGCCCCTGCGCGCTGGGGCTGGCGACGCCGGCCGCGACGATGGTCGGCTCGACGCTCTCGGCGACCAACGGCGTGCTGTTCAAGGGCGGCGACGTCCTCGAGCAGGTCCGCGACATCGACACGGTCGTCTTCGACAAGACGGGAACGCTGACCCACGGCGAGATGACCCTGACGGACGTGGAACTCGTCGGTGACCGGGCGGCTACCGACGGCGGAGCCGACGCGACATCGGACGGCGGCGCGCTCGTCGACCCGCAGGAACGCGAGGAGGACCTCGAGTCGTTCGTCCTCGGGGCGGCCGCGACGGCCGAATCCGGCTCCGAGCACCCGATCGCGCGGGCGATCGTCGAGGGAGCCGAGGAACGCAGTATCGAGGTCGGCGAGGTCAGCGAGTTCGAGAACGTTCCGGGTCACGGTATCCGCGCCGAGACCGACCGCGGGAGCGTCCTGATCGGTCGCCGAAAACTGCTCGAGGACGCGGGTATCGACACCGAACCCGCCGAGGAACCCCTGACGCGACTCGAGCGCGAAGGGAAGACGGCGATGCCGGTTGCGGTCGATGGTGAACTCCTCGGCGTGCTCGCGGTGGCCGACGAAGTCCGCGAGAGCGCCAAAGAGACCGTTGCGGCGCTCCACCGGCGCGGCATCGAGGTCGTGATGCTCACCGGCGACAACGAGCGCACCGCTCGAGCGGTCGCCGAACAGGTCGGGATCGATCCCGACAACGTTCGCGCGGCGGTGTTGCCGGAGGACAAGGCCGACCACATCGAGGCGCTTCAGGACGGCGGTGGGCGAACCAACGGTTCGCGGGTGATGATGGTCGGCGACGGCGTCAACGACGCGCCCGCACTGACGACCGCACAGGTCGGGGTCGCCATCGGCTCCGGCACCGACATCGCCATCGAGAGCGCCGACGTGACCCTGATGCGCGACGATCCGGCGGACGTGCTCAAGGCCGTCCGCATCTCCGAGGCGACCATCTCGAAGGTTCGCCAGAACCTCTTCTGGGCCTTCGCCTACAACACAACATTGATCCCCATCGCCTCGCTCGGCCTCCTGAATCCCGCGCTCGCGGGGCTGGCGATGGCCGCCTCGAGCGTGAGCGTGATGGCCAACAGCCTCTCTTTCGCAACGTACGATCCCCACGAGGACTACCGGCCGGTGGTACTACGGCCGCTCGAGTGGCTCCGGCGGTAA
- a CDS encoding DUF7344 domain-containing protein: MTINTDRLTTALDRRTPSSREQLDGPFSQAAVRRILANDRRREVLRCLLVEDGPLEMRTLVARIADDEHDATSVTPLLELRQRVHVSLCRTHLPLLEDHHILSYDRIRGLVSPGATLSVFESMLEFDGLERPITARLESRS; the protein is encoded by the coding sequence ATGACGATCAACACAGACCGGCTGACGACCGCCCTGGACCGGCGTACTCCTAGCAGTCGCGAGCAACTCGACGGCCCCTTCTCGCAGGCGGCGGTTCGTCGGATACTGGCCAACGATCGTCGACGCGAGGTGCTCCGCTGTCTGCTCGTCGAGGACGGCCCGCTCGAGATGCGCACGCTGGTCGCACGGATCGCCGACGACGAACACGACGCGACGTCGGTGACGCCGCTCCTCGAACTGCGCCAGCGCGTCCACGTCTCGCTGTGTCGAACCCACCTCCCGCTGCTCGAGGATCATCACATCCTCTCCTACGACCGAATTCGGGGGCTGGTCTCTCCCGGGGCGACCCTCTCCGTATTCGAGTCGATGCTCGAATTCGACGGCCTCGAGCGCCCGATCACGGCTCGGTTGGAGTCGCGCTCGTAG
- a CDS encoding inorganic phosphate transporter, with translation MVEFVTIATFLVAALASLFMAWAIGAGSSGSTPFAPAVGANAISVMRAGFLVGILGFAGAVLQGANVSEAVGADLIGGVTLSPMAATVALIIAAGLVAIGVFAGYPIATAFTVTGAVIGVGLAMGGVPAWPKYIEIATLWILTPFAGGGFAYGIARILRSEPFAEEYLIIGLAALVGVIVANLEFAILGSGSTGGASIAQASSGWVPGPSFVGVVAATTVIAALWAGGIAIDLNAGTERGERHFLLILGGLVAFSAGGSQVGLAVGPLIPLSGDVGLPLIALLVGGGFGLLLGSWTGAPRMIKAISQDYSSLGPRRSIAALIPSFMIAQTAVLYGIPVSFNEIIVSAIIGSGYAAAGSGGGVSASKMGYTVLAWVASLAGSIIISYAGFVAIDFALF, from the coding sequence ATGGTTGAGTTCGTAACGATCGCGACGTTTCTGGTGGCCGCACTCGCCAGTCTCTTCATGGCCTGGGCGATCGGTGCCGGCTCGAGCGGATCGACGCCGTTCGCCCCGGCGGTCGGTGCGAACGCGATTTCGGTGATGAGAGCCGGATTTCTCGTCGGAATCCTCGGATTCGCCGGCGCGGTCTTGCAGGGGGCGAACGTCTCCGAGGCGGTCGGTGCCGATCTGATCGGCGGCGTGACGCTGTCGCCGATGGCGGCGACGGTCGCGCTCATAATCGCGGCCGGGCTGGTCGCCATCGGCGTCTTCGCGGGGTATCCGATAGCGACGGCGTTCACCGTCACCGGAGCCGTGATCGGCGTCGGCCTCGCGATGGGCGGCGTTCCCGCGTGGCCGAAGTACATCGAGATCGCCACGCTCTGGATTCTCACGCCGTTCGCCGGCGGCGGCTTCGCCTACGGGATCGCCCGAATCCTGCGCAGCGAACCGTTCGCGGAGGAGTATCTCATCATCGGGCTCGCGGCGCTCGTCGGCGTGATCGTCGCTAACCTCGAGTTCGCGATCCTGGGTTCGGGGAGTACCGGCGGGGCGTCGATCGCCCAGGCCTCGAGCGGCTGGGTTCCCGGCCCGTCGTTCGTCGGTGTCGTCGCCGCGACGACCGTTATCGCGGCGCTCTGGGCGGGGGGGATCGCGATCGATCTCAACGCGGGAACCGAACGCGGCGAACGTCACTTCCTGTTGATCCTCGGGGGACTGGTCGCGTTCTCCGCGGGCGGAAGCCAGGTCGGACTGGCGGTCGGACCGCTCATTCCGCTGTCGGGCGACGTCGGACTCCCTCTGATCGCCCTGCTCGTGGGCGGGGGCTTCGGCCTCCTGCTCGGGTCGTGGACCGGTGCGCCGCGGATGATCAAGGCGATTTCCCAGGACTACTCCTCGCTCGGACCGCGCCGGTCCATCGCCGCGTTGATCCCCTCGTTCATGATCGCCCAGACCGCCGTGCTGTACGGCATTCCGGTTTCGTTCAACGAGATCATCGTCAGCGCGATCATCGGCAGCGGGTACGCCGCGGCCGGATCCGGCGGCGGCGTCAGCGCCAGCAAGATGGGGTACACCGTCCTCGCGTGGGTCGCTTCGCTCGCCGGTTCGATCATCATCTCCTACGCCGGATTCGTTGCGATCGATTTCGCGCTGTTCTGA
- a CDS encoding TIGR01177 family methyltransferase, with protein MYLLELGGEDDAFAAREAASAAADVRRIAPGLATANAIVPERVRGLTYTHRASELLGRTDADLASAGALLETAPIDRKGSVAVRATDIHGSSGVSTEQAERELGQILVDRGFTVDLEEPDHLLRAAFSAGPLETGGLTADAETGDLFETVGTDPRSEHASVCALGWLAAESVRDFGARAPTDKPFFQPGSMDPLLARAVANVAGACPGATVLDPMCGTGGVLVEAGLVGADVIGTDAQAKMVGGARKNLAHFLETGDPSPVGVPRGAWHVGRGDATRLPIADDAVDGVVFDAPYGRQSKIETHRLEDLVSGALAEARRVAPRAVMVADRSWASEARDAGWELEAAFERRVHRSLTRYVLVLER; from the coding sequence GTGTACCTGCTCGAGCTCGGCGGCGAGGACGACGCGTTCGCAGCCCGCGAAGCAGCCAGCGCTGCGGCCGACGTCCGGCGAATCGCTCCCGGACTCGCCACCGCGAACGCCATCGTCCCCGAGCGCGTTCGCGGACTGACCTACACGCACCGCGCGAGCGAGTTGCTCGGCCGCACCGACGCCGACCTCGCGAGCGCCGGTGCGTTGCTCGAGACCGCCCCCATCGATCGCAAGGGAAGCGTCGCCGTGCGGGCGACCGATATCCACGGCTCGAGTGGCGTCAGCACCGAGCAAGCCGAGCGTGAACTCGGCCAAATCCTGGTCGATCGGGGGTTCACGGTCGATCTCGAGGAGCCGGACCACCTGCTCCGGGCGGCGTTTTCGGCGGGACCGCTCGAGACCGGCGGCCTCACGGCCGACGCGGAGACGGGCGATCTGTTCGAGACCGTCGGAACGGACCCACGGAGCGAGCACGCGTCGGTCTGCGCACTCGGCTGGCTCGCAGCCGAGAGCGTCCGTGACTTCGGCGCTCGAGCGCCGACGGACAAACCCTTCTTCCAGCCCGGAAGCATGGATCCGCTGCTCGCTCGGGCCGTCGCGAACGTCGCCGGCGCTTGCCCCGGGGCGACGGTTCTCGATCCCATGTGTGGCACTGGCGGCGTCCTCGTCGAGGCCGGCCTCGTCGGCGCGGACGTGATCGGTACCGACGCACAGGCCAAGATGGTCGGCGGCGCTCGGAAGAATCTAGCGCACTTCCTCGAGACGGGCGACCCCTCGCCCGTCGGCGTCCCTCGCGGCGCGTGGCACGTCGGCCGCGGCGATGCGACACGGCTGCCGATCGCGGACGACGCCGTGGACGGCGTGGTCTTCGACGCCCCGTACGGCCGCCAGTCGAAGATCGAAACGCACCGACTCGAGGATCTCGTCTCGGGGGCACTCGCCGAAGCCCGGCGGGTTGCGCCGCGAGCCGTGATGGTCGCGGATCGATCGTGGGCGAGCGAGGCGCGGGATGCGGGGTGGGAACTCGAGGCCGCGTTCGAACGCCGCGTGCACCGGTCGCTGACGCGGTACGTGCTGGTACTCGAGCGTTAG
- a CDS encoding TATA-box-binding protein: protein MTDPKDTINIENVVASTGIGQELDLQSVAMDLEGADYDPEQFPGLVYRTQNPKSAALIFRSGKIVCTGAKSTDDVHESLRIVFDKLRELQIQVNEDPEIVVQNIVTSADLGRNLNLNAIAIGLGLENIEYEPEQFPGLVYRLDEPEVVALLFGSGKLVITGGKKPVDAEHAVDKIVSRLEDLGLLE, encoded by the coding sequence ATGACGGATCCCAAGGACACCATCAACATCGAAAACGTGGTGGCGTCGACCGGCATCGGACAGGAACTCGATCTCCAGAGCGTTGCCATGGACCTCGAGGGGGCCGATTACGACCCCGAACAGTTCCCCGGTCTCGTCTACCGTACCCAGAACCCCAAATCCGCCGCACTCATCTTCCGCTCGGGGAAGATCGTCTGTACCGGCGCGAAAAGCACCGACGACGTCCACGAGAGCCTTCGAATCGTCTTCGATAAGCTCCGTGAACTCCAGATCCAGGTCAACGAGGATCCGGAAATCGTCGTCCAGAACATCGTTACCTCGGCCGACCTCGGCCGCAACCTCAATCTGAACGCGATCGCGATCGGACTCGGCCTCGAGAACATCGAGTACGAACCCGAGCAGTTCCCGGGACTGGTCTACCGACTCGACGAACCCGAAGTCGTCGCCCTGCTCTTTGGCTCCGGGAAATTGGTTATTACCGGCGGGAAGAAACCGGTCGACGCCGAACACGCCGTCGACAAGATCGTCTCCCGTCTCGAGGACCTCGGCCTGCTCGAGTAA
- a CDS encoding DUF5828 family protein, whose protein sequence is MEESISGFKVRGDWGDIVEHGERITRALRDAGVHDPDEDYGARFTRAFDEWEEWRPKAHETLESDVSEKTADQASIEEGKGEKAGKEPDEDIKTAGEKLSESYEQLEEDDAEAAVDNWKESIDYVARAADSAGRKAVRRVEDTVYQNVMTQLAPYYFDNELVSANIQQSTRNGGNGERFVFEVNVNDDGLKDAVSDRLAEFEDEIDRWHVEIEKDTDAAEAIEGAEPPPEPDDNSRSTTN, encoded by the coding sequence ATGGAAGAGAGTATCTCGGGATTCAAGGTCCGCGGTGACTGGGGCGACATCGTCGAACACGGCGAGCGCATCACACGCGCGCTCCGAGACGCTGGCGTCCACGACCCTGACGAGGACTACGGCGCGCGCTTCACTCGCGCGTTCGACGAATGGGAGGAGTGGCGACCGAAAGCCCACGAGACCCTCGAGTCCGACGTCAGCGAGAAAACGGCCGATCAGGCCAGCATCGAGGAGGGGAAGGGCGAAAAGGCCGGCAAGGAGCCGGACGAGGACATCAAAACCGCCGGCGAGAAGCTCTCGGAGTCCTACGAACAACTCGAGGAGGACGACGCCGAAGCCGCGGTGGACAACTGGAAGGAGTCGATCGACTACGTCGCGCGGGCGGCGGACTCCGCCGGGCGCAAGGCGGTCCGACGGGTCGAGGACACGGTCTACCAGAACGTGATGACCCAGCTTGCACCGTACTACTTCGACAACGAACTCGTCAGCGCGAACATCCAGCAGTCGACGCGCAACGGCGGCAACGGCGAGCGGTTCGTCTTCGAAGTCAACGTCAACGACGACGGGCTCAAAGACGCCGTCTCCGACCGACTCGCCGAGTTCGAAGACGAGATCGACCGTTGGCACGTCGAGATCGAGAAAGATACCGACGCGGCCGAAGCGATCGAAGGCGCGGAACCGCCGCCGGAGCCCGACGACAACTCGAGGTCGACGACGAACTGA
- the hisG gene encoding ATP phosphoribosyltransferase — translation MRIAVPNKGRLHEPTIDLLERAGLHLENGADRKLYADTVDPDISVLFARAADIPEYVADGAADLGITGLDQVHEARVDNVSELLDLEFGRCRLVLAAPEDGDLETVEDMAGKTVATEFPNITADFFADTGVEPDIVEVTGATELTPHVEMADAIVDITSTGTTLKMNRLAVIDDVLSSSVRLFGREDVVDEPKVEEVRTALTSVKQAEGKRYLMMNVPKAKLDDVRDVIPGLGGPTVMDIAEKSDEAPGASRSGDGKVAVHVVVDESDVFETITEVKKAGASDILVTEIERLVE, via the coding sequence ATGCGAATCGCCGTTCCCAACAAGGGCCGCCTGCACGAGCCGACGATCGACCTCCTGGAGCGGGCGGGGCTCCACCTCGAGAACGGTGCCGACCGAAAGCTCTACGCCGACACCGTCGATCCCGATATCTCCGTCCTCTTCGCCCGCGCGGCGGACATCCCGGAGTACGTCGCCGACGGCGCGGCCGACCTCGGGATCACGGGACTCGATCAGGTCCACGAGGCCCGCGTCGACAACGTTTCCGAGCTGCTGGACCTCGAGTTCGGGCGCTGTCGACTCGTCCTCGCGGCCCCCGAAGACGGGGACCTCGAGACCGTCGAGGACATGGCCGGCAAGACCGTCGCGACCGAGTTCCCGAACATCACCGCGGACTTCTTCGCGGACACCGGCGTCGAGCCCGATATCGTCGAGGTGACGGGCGCGACGGAGCTGACGCCCCACGTCGAGATGGCCGACGCCATCGTCGACATCACGAGCACCGGGACGACGCTCAAGATGAACCGGCTGGCCGTCATCGACGACGTGCTCTCGAGTTCCGTCCGACTGTTCGGGCGCGAAGACGTCGTCGACGAGCCGAAAGTCGAGGAGGTCCGGACCGCCCTCACCTCGGTCAAGCAGGCAGAGGGCAAGCGCTATCTGATGATGAACGTCCCGAAGGCGAAACTCGACGACGTCCGGGACGTCATCCCCGGCCTCGGCGGACCGACGGTGATGGATATCGCCGAGAAGAGCGACGAGGCTCCGGGAGCGTCTCGAAGCGGTGACGGAAAGGTGGCCGTCCACGTCGTCGTCGACGAGAGCGACGTCTTCGAGACGATCACCGAGGTCAAGAAGGCGGGCGCGAGCGATATCCTGGTCACCGAGATCGAGCGACTGGTCGAGTAG